Proteins found in one Amycolatopsis aidingensis genomic segment:
- a CDS encoding LysR family transcriptional regulator, with translation MGLDLHKLEHLIAVAEEGSFTRAARRLHLSQQALSTSIRSLEREVGVVLLDRSGNPVTVLPAGQVLIEDARVLHGVARAALLRARRVGRGETEALRIGHTPAVTGEEVTVLLRQVHVAHPELATQVNQRYPDELTAELLAGELDLGLCRAMTPARGLARTTLTQHPLRIAVPAGHQFAERESVRLPELAGESIMVWGRPGRSGYTDLLIEHCRRAGFEPRVRRNPVQGTPPVTAVLGTGHLAFVTNAPGPVSGGEVRVIDLRPSVFVPLHALWPQHTISPARDAFLATGFDS, from the coding sequence GTGGGTTTGGACCTGCACAAGCTGGAACACCTGATCGCGGTGGCCGAGGAGGGCAGCTTCACCCGCGCCGCCCGGCGATTGCACCTGTCCCAGCAGGCCCTGTCCACCTCCATCCGGTCCCTGGAACGCGAGGTCGGTGTGGTCCTGCTGGACCGCAGCGGGAACCCGGTCACCGTCCTGCCAGCCGGGCAGGTGCTGATCGAGGACGCGCGGGTGCTGCACGGCGTGGCGCGCGCGGCCCTGCTCCGTGCCCGGCGGGTCGGCCGCGGCGAGACCGAGGCCCTGCGGATCGGGCACACCCCGGCCGTCACCGGCGAGGAGGTCACGGTGCTGCTGCGCCAGGTGCACGTCGCGCATCCCGAGCTGGCGACCCAGGTCAACCAGCGTTACCCGGACGAACTCACCGCCGAACTCCTCGCCGGTGAACTCGATCTCGGCCTGTGCCGGGCGATGACCCCGGCACGCGGGCTGGCGCGGACCACCCTGACCCAGCACCCGCTGCGCATCGCCGTGCCAGCGGGGCACCAGTTCGCCGAGCGGGAGTCGGTGCGGCTGCCCGAACTCGCCGGGGAGTCCATCATGGTCTGGGGCCGCCCCGGCCGCTCCGGCTACACCGACCTGCTCATCGAACACTGCCGCCGCGCCGGGTTCGAACCGCGGGTGCGGCGCAACCCCGTCCAGGGAACCCCACCGGTCACCGCCGTGCTCGGCACCGGCCACCTCGCCTTCGTCACGAATGCTCCCGGACCCGTGTCCGGCGGCGAGGTGCGGGTCATCGACCTGCGGCCGTCGGTGTTCGTGCCGCTGCACGCGTTGTGGCCGCAGCACACTATCTCCCCGGCGCGGGATGCCTTCCTTGCCACCGGTTTCGACAGCTAG